In Halobaculum rubrum, the following are encoded in one genomic region:
- a CDS encoding universal stress protein has protein sequence MSLTVERVLVPVDGSDESLTAVEYAVAVAERYDAQVHAVYVLGEEVVRAIEESVVDQSEIAEDTEAFTDTVRDLAHGEDVEVSSSIAYGFSTKRKTTHPGSVILDTAEDIDADFIVIPREPLTGEPGEVLEKAAEYVLLYASQPVLSV, from the coding sequence ATGAGCCTGACCGTCGAACGCGTGCTGGTCCCAGTGGACGGGAGCGACGAGTCACTGACGGCGGTCGAGTACGCCGTCGCCGTCGCCGAGCGGTACGACGCGCAGGTCCACGCCGTGTACGTGCTCGGCGAGGAGGTCGTCCGCGCCATCGAGGAGTCGGTCGTCGATCAGTCTGAGATCGCCGAGGACACCGAGGCGTTCACCGACACGGTCCGGGATCTCGCCCACGGGGAGGACGTCGAGGTCTCCTCGTCGATCGCGTACGGCTTCTCGACGAAACGCAAGACCACCCACCCCGGGTCGGTCATTCTCGACACCGCCGAGGACATCGACGCCGACTTCATCGTCATCCCGCGCGAGCCGCTCACCGGCGAACCCGGGGAGGTGCTGGAGAAGGCCGCCGAGTACGTGCTGCTGTACGCGAGCCAGCCCGTGCTGTCGGTGTGA
- a CDS encoding phenylalanine--tRNA ligase subunit alpha, which yields MRLPQAQVALLEAASATDAKPIEQLADETDLKPEAVTRAAFDLRDEGLVAVEERVEESATLTDEGETYRGEGLPEVRLFRAARDAGGDVGMGEAIGAAGLEGPEVDIALANYARKGYGVVDSGEVSADADADPDADPEAAALSALAEGEPVDDDDVLDRLESRGLVDLDERTVRSVTLTDEGVTALMEGVEAAETVDRLTPELLTSGEWKDVEFAEYNVEADAPAVEGGREHVLRGMSERVKDVLVGMGFREMDGPHADADFWINDCLFMPQDHPARTHWDRFALDVPPVADLPEGLVDRVEGAHRDGVGEDGDGYHSPWSEDFARAIALRGHTTSLSMRYLSGYANADIDPPKRYFSVQKAYRNDTLDATHLLEFYQIEGWVMAEDLSVRDLMGTFEEFYRQFGIEEIRFKPHYNPYTEPSFELFGEHPETGEEIEIGNSGMFRDEVLEPLGIDCDVMAWGLALERLAMLTTGAEDIRDLHGTLADLEFLRNAEVTY from the coding sequence ATGCGACTCCCACAGGCGCAGGTCGCGTTGCTGGAGGCCGCCAGCGCGACCGACGCGAAGCCGATCGAACAGCTCGCAGACGAGACGGACCTGAAGCCCGAGGCGGTGACACGGGCGGCCTTCGACCTCCGCGACGAGGGGCTCGTCGCCGTCGAGGAGCGCGTCGAGGAGTCGGCGACGCTCACCGACGAGGGCGAGACGTACCGCGGCGAGGGGCTGCCCGAGGTCCGCCTGTTCCGCGCCGCCCGCGACGCCGGCGGCGACGTGGGGATGGGCGAGGCCATCGGCGCCGCCGGGCTGGAGGGGCCGGAGGTCGACATCGCGCTCGCCAACTACGCCCGGAAGGGGTACGGCGTCGTCGACTCCGGGGAGGTCTCCGCGGACGCGGACGCCGACCCCGACGCCGACCCCGAGGCCGCCGCGCTCTCGGCGCTCGCCGAGGGCGAACCCGTCGACGACGACGACGTGCTCGACCGACTGGAGAGCCGGGGACTCGTCGACCTCGACGAGCGGACCGTCCGCTCGGTGACGCTCACCGACGAGGGCGTCACCGCGCTGATGGAGGGTGTCGAGGCAGCCGAGACGGTCGACCGACTCACGCCCGAACTCCTGACGAGCGGCGAGTGGAAGGACGTGGAGTTCGCGGAGTACAACGTCGAGGCCGACGCGCCGGCCGTCGAGGGCGGTCGCGAGCACGTCCTCCGCGGCATGTCCGAGCGCGTGAAGGACGTGCTCGTCGGCATGGGATTTCGGGAGATGGACGGCCCCCACGCCGACGCCGACTTCTGGATCAACGACTGTCTGTTCATGCCGCAGGACCACCCGGCGCGAACCCACTGGGACCGCTTCGCGCTGGACGTGCCGCCGGTGGCCGACCTCCCCGAGGGACTGGTCGACCGCGTCGAGGGCGCCCACCGCGACGGCGTCGGCGAGGACGGCGACGGCTACCACTCGCCGTGGTCGGAGGACTTCGCGCGGGCGATCGCCTTGCGCGGCCACACCACGTCGCTGTCGATGCGCTACCTCTCGGGGTACGCGAACGCCGACATCGACCCCCCCAAGCGGTACTTCTCGGTCCAGAAGGCGTACCGCAACGACACGCTCGACGCCACCCACCTGCTGGAGTTCTACCAGATCGAGGGGTGGGTGATGGCCGAGGACCTCTCGGTGCGCGACCTCATGGGCACCTTCGAGGAGTTCTACCGGCAGTTCGGCATCGAGGAGATCCGGTTCAAGCCGCACTACAACCCCTACACTGAGCCGAGCTTCGAGCTGTTCGGCGAGCATCCCGAGACGGGCGAGGAGATCGAGATCGGCAACTCGGGCATGTTCCGCGACGAGGTGCTCGAGCCGCTGGGGATCGACTGCGACGTGATGGCGTGGGGGCTCGCCTTGGAGCGCCTCGCCATGCTCACGACCGGTGCCGAGGACATCCGCGACCTGCACGGCACGCTCGCGGATCTGGAGTTCCTGCGGAACGCGGAGGTGACCTACTGA
- a CDS encoding GNAT family N-acetyltransferase encodes MSGDRVYPDEPAGPFEAPPLEFVDGEDRDIEIRPYPDDADGESGEDEFESLVEMYTAFDPADRAQGIPPGRESDVRSWLETILGNDGYNVVAWDGDTVAGHATLVPDGDAYELAIFVLQAYQGAGIGTHLMEALLGYGTANGVDRVWLTVERWNRAAVGLYKKVGFETSDAESFELEMTAALADPA; translated from the coding sequence ATGAGCGGCGATCGCGTTTACCCCGACGAGCCCGCCGGCCCGTTCGAGGCGCCGCCGCTGGAGTTCGTCGACGGCGAGGACCGCGACATCGAGATCCGACCGTACCCCGACGACGCCGACGGCGAGTCCGGCGAGGACGAGTTCGAGTCGCTCGTGGAGATGTACACCGCGTTCGATCCGGCCGACCGCGCGCAGGGGATCCCCCCGGGCCGGGAGTCGGACGTGCGCTCGTGGCTGGAGACGATCCTCGGCAACGACGGCTACAACGTCGTCGCGTGGGACGGCGACACCGTCGCGGGCCACGCGACGCTCGTCCCCGACGGCGACGCCTACGAGCTGGCGATCTTCGTGCTTCAGGCGTACCAGGGCGCCGGCATCGGCACGCACCTCATGGAGGCGTTGCTGGGGTACGGCACCGCCAACGGCGTCGACAGGGTGTGGCTCACCGTCGAGCGGTGGAACCGCGCGGCGGTCGGCCTCTACAAGAAGGTCGGCTTCGAGACGAGCGACGCCGAGTCGTTCGAGCTGGAGATGACGGCGGCGCTGGCGGATCCGGCGTAG
- a CDS encoding tryptophan--tRNA ligase: MSDDNTGPERGHDGADSETQRARTDGGVALDPWGSATVADYRELFEEFGIEEFETLIDEVPEPHYLMRRGVIFGHRDYGAVARALANDEPAAALSGFMPTGDPHIGHKLVFDELIYHQEQGADTYGLIADLEAHSARGLTWEAIDEHARDYLLSLLALGFDPEEGELYRQSTNRRLQDLAFELGSNARFAEFESIYGFGGETSVSHMQSVVTQMADILYPQLDEPKPTVIPVGPDQDPHVRFSRDIARKTRYFRVTEAFASPEFDAAERVLVRRVHDEREAWADDPETPRCENAAAWLADADVDAEFESARASAVEKLENAGMEPLRPRTRFLDRNADEDAFEALIEAVPGEKRVFDAHIDSFELDREDAEELAREVEVDNGGFGFYTPSSIYHRFMTGLTGGKMSSSIEASHISLLDDPEEGYDKVKSATTGGRETADKQRELGGKADECPVYELYAYLLANDDDGFAEEVYEECVGGERLCGGCKEQAATLMKEFLADHQEKREEAEELLADLDIDLDVDGSRRGIPGDEE, from the coding sequence ATGAGCGACGACAACACCGGCCCCGAACGGGGTCACGACGGAGCCGACAGCGAAACGCAGCGAGCGCGAACCGACGGTGGCGTCGCGCTCGACCCGTGGGGTTCGGCGACCGTCGCGGACTACCGCGAGCTGTTCGAGGAGTTCGGCATCGAGGAGTTCGAGACGCTCATCGACGAGGTGCCCGAGCCGCACTACCTCATGCGCCGTGGCGTCATCTTCGGCCACCGCGACTACGGCGCCGTCGCCCGGGCGCTCGCCAACGACGAGCCCGCCGCGGCCCTCTCGGGGTTCATGCCCACCGGCGACCCGCACATCGGCCACAAGCTCGTGTTCGACGAGTTGATCTACCACCAGGAGCAGGGTGCCGACACGTACGGCCTCATCGCGGACCTCGAAGCTCACTCCGCCCGCGGGCTGACGTGGGAGGCCATCGACGAACACGCCCGCGACTACCTCCTCTCGCTGCTCGCGCTCGGGTTCGATCCCGAGGAGGGAGAGCTGTACCGCCAGTCGACGAACCGTCGCCTGCAGGATCTCGCGTTCGAGCTGGGATCGAACGCGCGCTTCGCGGAGTTCGAGTCCATCTACGGCTTCGGCGGGGAGACGTCCGTCTCGCACATGCAGTCGGTCGTCACCCAGATGGCGGACATCCTCTACCCGCAGTTGGACGAGCCGAAGCCGACCGTCATTCCCGTCGGTCCCGACCAGGACCCACACGTCCGCTTCTCGCGGGACATCGCGCGCAAGACGCGCTACTTCAGGGTGACCGAGGCGTTCGCCAGCCCAGAGTTCGACGCCGCCGAACGCGTGCTGGTCCGCCGAGTCCACGACGAGCGCGAGGCGTGGGCCGACGACCCCGAGACGCCGCGGTGTGAGAACGCCGCCGCGTGGCTCGCCGACGCGGACGTGGACGCGGAGTTCGAGTCCGCCCGCGCGAGCGCCGTCGAGAAGCTGGAGAACGCCGGGATGGAGCCGCTTCGTCCCCGAACGCGCTTCCTCGACCGCAACGCCGACGAGGACGCCTTCGAGGCGCTCATCGAGGCGGTGCCCGGCGAGAAGCGCGTCTTCGACGCCCACATCGACTCCTTCGAGTTGGATCGGGAGGACGCCGAGGAGTTGGCTCGCGAGGTCGAGGTCGACAACGGCGGGTTCGGCTTCTACACGCCCTCCTCGATCTACCACCGCTTCATGACCGGCCTGACGGGCGGGAAGATGTCCTCCTCCATCGAAGCGAGCCACATCTCGCTGCTCGACGACCCCGAGGAAGGGTACGACAAGGTGAAGTCCGCGACGACCGGCGGCCGCGAGACGGCCGACAAGCAGCGCGAACTCGGCGGGAAGGCCGACGAGTGCCCGGTGTACGAGCTGTACGCGTACCTGCTCGCGAACGACGACGACGGCTTCGCCGAGGAGGTGTACGAGGAGTGCGTCGGGGGCGAGCGGCTCTGTGGCGGCTGCAAGGAGCAGGCGGCGACGTTGATGAAGGAGTTCCTCGCCGACCACCAGGAGAAACGTGAGGAGGCAGAGGAGTTGCTCGCGGACCTTGACATCGATCTCGACGTGGACGGGTCGCGGCGGGGGATCCCCGGCGACGAGGAGTAG
- the pheT gene encoding phenylalanine--tRNA ligase subunit beta translates to MPVVDIDTDELRGLTGEDKSDEEFKQDLFALGLEYEGDTDDGLLQFEFGPDRLDRLSVEGVARSLRYQYGADRGVYVPDTNDAGWTIEVDPSVPDERPYVTGAVVRGVELGESGLESLIQLQEKLHATMGRGRAKGAIGVHDLTMLKGQALTEENEPSGTIDAATADLGATEKTITYRGVEPDGDRFVPLDANAEMTPGDVLADHDTGETYADLVGDLDRYPAIYDELGLFSFPPVINGKRTEVDTDSRDLFIELTGTDQWTIDKMCVVLCYALSARGGTVEEVQVDYTDGATYPDEYGPELIRPDLEVDEKSVTHDRIETMLGVELERDEVVDLFERSGLDAAYSLRRDEAETDSAEVDEEETVYDVDVPPYRVDVLHPLDLVDDVGRAYGFNELEPTYPDIGTIGGRHERSRLERAVRTSLVGLGFEDMLNFHMTSGAENYDRMRLDEREPGADLSDAPLGAEPRAEITSPYSEDYTQLRTWALPSLVQVLENNTHRSYPQDLAEVGFVARRDDGVNTRVAEDHRVAGVLARTDATYEDAKARLQAVCDDFDAELETPATEHPSFLDGRVGAVVVDGDSVGVVGELHPEVLVDRDVEVPVAAFELSLSALE, encoded by the coding sequence ATGCCAGTCGTCGACATCGACACGGACGAGCTTCGAGGATTGACCGGCGAGGACAAAAGCGACGAGGAGTTCAAGCAGGACCTGTTCGCGCTCGGACTGGAGTACGAGGGCGACACCGACGACGGCCTGCTTCAGTTCGAGTTCGGCCCCGATCGCCTCGATCGACTCTCGGTCGAGGGCGTGGCGCGCTCGCTGCGCTATCAGTACGGCGCCGACCGCGGCGTGTACGTCCCGGACACGAACGACGCCGGCTGGACCATCGAGGTCGACCCGTCGGTGCCGGACGAGCGTCCGTACGTCACCGGCGCGGTCGTCCGCGGCGTCGAACTCGGCGAGTCCGGCCTGGAGTCGCTGATCCAACTGCAGGAGAAGCTCCACGCGACGATGGGGCGCGGCCGGGCGAAGGGCGCGATCGGCGTCCACGACCTGACGATGCTGAAGGGACAGGCGCTCACCGAGGAGAACGAGCCGTCGGGCACCATCGACGCCGCCACCGCAGATCTCGGTGCGACCGAGAAGACGATCACCTACCGCGGGGTCGAGCCCGATGGCGACCGGTTCGTTCCGCTGGACGCGAACGCCGAGATGACGCCCGGAGACGTGCTGGCGGACCACGACACGGGCGAGACGTACGCCGACCTCGTCGGGGACCTCGATCGATACCCCGCGATCTACGACGAGCTCGGGCTGTTCTCGTTCCCGCCGGTGATCAACGGGAAGCGCACGGAGGTCGACACCGACTCCCGGGACCTGTTCATCGAGCTGACCGGGACCGACCAGTGGACCATCGACAAGATGTGCGTGGTCCTCTGTTATGCCCTCTCCGCGCGCGGCGGCACCGTCGAGGAGGTGCAGGTCGACTACACGGACGGGGCGACGTACCCCGACGAGTACGGCCCGGAACTGATCCGGCCGGATCTCGAGGTCGACGAGAAGTCCGTCACGCACGACCGCATCGAGACGATGCTCGGGGTCGAGTTGGAGCGCGACGAGGTCGTCGATCTGTTCGAGCGGTCGGGGCTCGACGCCGCCTACTCGCTGCGTCGCGACGAGGCGGAGACGGACTCCGCCGAGGTGGACGAGGAGGAGACCGTCTACGACGTGGATGTCCCGCCGTACCGCGTCGACGTGCTCCACCCGCTGGACCTGGTCGACGACGTGGGGCGCGCGTACGGCTTCAACGAGCTGGAGCCGACGTACCCCGACATCGGCACCATCGGCGGGCGCCACGAGCGCTCGCGGCTGGAGCGGGCGGTGCGCACGAGCCTCGTCGGCCTCGGCTTCGAGGACATGCTGAACTTCCACATGACATCGGGCGCGGAGAACTACGACCGGATGCGCCTCGACGAGCGCGAGCCGGGCGCGGACCTGTCGGACGCCCCGTTGGGCGCCGAGCCGCGTGCGGAGATCACCAGCCCGTACAGCGAGGATTACACCCAGCTTCGGACGTGGGCGCTCCCCTCGCTGGTGCAGGTGCTGGAGAACAACACCCACCGGAGCTACCCGCAGGACCTCGCGGAGGTCGGCTTCGTCGCCCGCCGCGACGACGGCGTGAACACCCGCGTCGCCGAGGACCACCGCGTCGCCGGCGTGCTCGCGCGCACCGACGCCACCTACGAGGACGCGAAGGCGCGGCTTCAGGCCGTCTGCGACGACTTCGACGCCGAACTGGAGACGCCCGCGACAGAGCACCCCAGCTTCCTCGACGGCCGCGTCGGCGCGGTCGTCGTCGACGGCGACTCGGTCGGCGTCGTCGGCGAACTCCACCCCGAGGTGCTGGTCGACCGGGACGTGGAGGTCCCCGTCGCCGCCTTCGAGCTCTCGCTGTCGGCGCTGGAGTGA
- a CDS encoding DUF5518 domain-containing protein produces the protein MDSSNTGSLKHAAIGAAVSLVTFFLPFSPAIGGGVAGYLHGPDRTEGAKVGGLSGLLAAVPGAVLVTLVASIFVIVGPGQRSAFLVAFGVFLVALLFTVVYGGVLGAVGGFLGALLNEEFDGPVETDPARLRGDARDAESGLGPDPDPELTEFDEPIDESAGV, from the coding sequence ATGGACTCCTCCAACACCGGCTCCCTCAAGCACGCGGCCATCGGCGCGGCCGTCTCGCTCGTGACGTTCTTCCTGCCGTTCTCGCCGGCGATCGGCGGCGGCGTCGCCGGCTACCTCCACGGCCCAGACCGGACGGAGGGAGCGAAGGTCGGCGGACTCTCCGGGCTGCTCGCGGCGGTGCCCGGCGCGGTGCTCGTCACGCTCGTCGCGTCGATCTTCGTCATCGTCGGTCCCGGCCAACGCTCGGCGTTCCTCGTCGCGTTCGGCGTGTTTCTCGTGGCGCTGCTGTTCACCGTCGTCTACGGCGGCGTCCTCGGTGCCGTCGGCGGCTTCCTCGGCGCGCTGCTCAACGAGGAGTTCGACGGCCCCGTCGAGACGGATCCTGCCCGGCTCCGCGGCGACGCTCGGGACGCCGAATCGGGTCTCGGCCCGGACCCCGACCCGGAGCTGACCGAGTTCGACGAACCGATCGACGAGTCGGCGGGCGTCTGA
- a CDS encoding NAD(P)/FAD-dependent oxidoreductase produces MHVAVVGGGIVGVASAYELAARGVDVTLFERGSLGAGSTDRALGGIRAQFSTRVNVELSVASINVWDAFEERFGVDIDRRHTGYLFCTRDPETADAFAEQVAMQNECGVASRTVSPEEAAELCPGLRAEEFVAGTYCPDDSFADPHLALQGYARAARGEGAEIRTNTPVAGLRPRESGVRVELTDDPDGTVTVDAAVNAAGAWAPRLAETAGYDLPIVPHRRQTAVVEPERPVPESDPLVIDADTTAHFRPERDGRALVGGHFGGRDPVVDADRFSETPDTDWAVEAVERAGDAADYFGPETRLAGGWAGLYAVTPDHHAIVEESVPGVVTAAGFSGHGFQHAPATATIVAELVLDGESSTVDASGLGRERFEHGDGPVERNVA; encoded by the coding sequence ATGCACGTCGCGGTCGTCGGCGGCGGGATCGTCGGGGTGGCGAGCGCGTACGAGCTCGCCGCCCGCGGCGTCGACGTGACGCTGTTCGAGCGCGGGAGCCTCGGCGCCGGCAGCACCGACCGCGCGCTCGGCGGGATCCGCGCGCAGTTCTCCACCCGCGTCAACGTCGAGCTCTCGGTCGCGTCGATCAACGTGTGGGACGCCTTCGAGGAGCGCTTCGGCGTCGACATCGACCGCCGACACACGGGTTATCTGTTTTGTACCCGCGACCCCGAGACCGCCGACGCCTTCGCCGAGCAGGTGGCGATGCAAAACGAGTGCGGCGTCGCGAGCCGGACCGTCTCCCCCGAGGAAGCCGCCGAGTTGTGTCCTGGACTCCGCGCCGAGGAGTTCGTCGCGGGGACGTACTGCCCGGACGACAGCTTCGCCGACCCGCACCTCGCGCTCCAGGGGTACGCACGCGCGGCGCGCGGGGAGGGCGCCGAGATCCGAACGAACACGCCCGTCGCAGGGCTGCGCCCCCGGGAGTCGGGTGTGCGGGTCGAACTGACAGACGACCCGGACGGGACCGTCACGGTCGACGCCGCCGTCAACGCCGCCGGCGCGTGGGCGCCGCGACTCGCCGAGACCGCGGGCTACGACCTCCCGATCGTGCCCCATCGCAGGCAGACCGCCGTCGTCGAGCCGGAACGCCCGGTTCCCGAGTCCGACCCGCTCGTTATCGACGCGGACACGACCGCGCACTTCCGGCCCGAACGCGACGGACGCGCGCTCGTCGGCGGCCACTTCGGGGGGCGGGACCCGGTCGTCGATGCCGACCGCTTCTCGGAGACGCCCGACACCGACTGGGCCGTCGAGGCGGTCGAGCGCGCCGGGGACGCCGCCGACTACTTCGGCCCTGAGACACGCCTCGCGGGCGGGTGGGCCGGCCTGTACGCCGTGACGCCCGACCACCACGCCATCGTAGAGGAGTCGGTTCCGGGCGTCGTCACCGCCGCGGGGTTCTCGGGGCACGGGTTCCAGCACGCGCCCGCAACGGCGACGATCGTCGCGGAGCTGGTGCTCGACGGCGAGTCGTCGACCGTGGACGCGTCGGGGCTCGGCAGGGAGCGCTTCGAGCACGGCGACGGTCCGGTCGAGCGGAACGTCGCGTGA
- a CDS encoding ornithine cyclodeaminase family protein has product MHVFDDDAVASLLALDDLLGVVERAFLKQGRDEVERPDRPHFPVGEGLDGRDEPAGTGLAMPAYVHGDPAYATKLASVFPGNADPEIDRPTVQAQVLLTDAANGEPLALFAGERITNARTGCIGGLAARELTSGAGPVDLAVIGAGQQARWQTRAIDAARGVDGARIYSPTPDSREGCAADLRHEGIAAEAVDSAAAAVRDADVVVTATTSETPVFPGDALAEGALVVAVGAYEAGMCELDVTTFERADRVFADVPEEVAAIGDIVDNGVDPDRLRPLSDVLAGAAGRESADEVIVVESVGSAVLDTATANYLWGEASEKDGEEIAF; this is encoded by the coding sequence ATGCACGTGTTCGACGACGACGCGGTCGCCTCGTTGCTCGCGCTCGACGACCTCCTCGGGGTCGTCGAGCGGGCGTTCCTGAAGCAGGGCCGCGACGAGGTCGAGCGTCCCGACCGGCCGCACTTCCCGGTCGGCGAGGGGCTCGACGGCCGCGACGAGCCGGCGGGAACCGGGCTCGCGATGCCCGCGTACGTCCACGGCGACCCGGCGTACGCGACGAAGCTCGCGTCCGTGTTCCCCGGCAACGCCGATCCCGAAATCGACCGGCCGACGGTACAGGCGCAGGTGCTGCTCACGGACGCGGCGAACGGCGAACCGCTCGCGCTGTTCGCCGGCGAGCGGATCACGAACGCTCGGACGGGCTGTATCGGCGGACTGGCGGCGCGGGAGCTTACATCCGGAGCCGGCCCGGTTGACCTCGCGGTGATCGGGGCCGGCCAGCAGGCGCGCTGGCAGACCCGCGCGATCGACGCGGCCCGCGGCGTCGACGGGGCGCGGATCTACTCCCCGACCCCCGATTCGCGCGAGGGCTGTGCGGCGGACCTCCGCCACGAGGGGATCGCCGCCGAGGCGGTCGACTCGGCGGCGGCGGCCGTCCGCGACGCCGACGTGGTCGTCACCGCGACGACGAGCGAGACGCCGGTGTTCCCGGGCGACGCGCTCGCCGAGGGCGCGCTCGTCGTCGCTGTCGGCGCCTACGAGGCCGGGATGTGCGAACTCGACGTGACGACGTTCGAGCGGGCCGACCGGGTGTTCGCGGACGTGCCCGAGGAGGTCGCCGCTATCGGCGACATCGTCGACAACGGCGTCGATCCGGATCGACTGCGACCGCTGTCGGACGTACTCGCGGGTGCGGCCGGGCGGGAATCGGCCGACGAGGTGATCGTCGTCGAGAGCGTCGGCTCGGCGGTGTTGGACACGGCGACCGCGAACTACCTGTGGGGGGAAGCGAGTGAGAAAGACGGGGAAGAGATCGCGTTCTGA
- a CDS encoding DUF5806 family protein — MTDDAGSEAGDADATAAGGADGSDGRTTDGGEGAGEEVVGAPPDNGADPADDSSGGDRSTEDASGSVPGPDVGADEADGDATGDAADDGPESSDSGAPRDVPDDVAKYDRFQKMERAEYDRVNEFLRDRTYVTAREWAIARLCADFRTETGVEMTKIGENLPQLVPFMTDTYTPQAVNQARASFEEKVRKAGATFLYGAMSGFFTAEDLDDVMYESTEVAKFLLEVEGADLTVEEELAAEDKISSVMRDVREASAEVRGEEVKCPECGHVHEP; from the coding sequence ATGACCGACGACGCGGGAAGCGAGGCCGGCGACGCCGACGCGACCGCCGCCGGCGGTGCCGACGGTTCCGACGGACGGACCACCGACGGCGGCGAGGGCGCCGGCGAAGAGGTCGTCGGCGCTCCCCCCGACAACGGGGCGGATCCGGCCGACGACAGCTCGGGCGGCGACCGATCGACGGAGGACGCGTCGGGGTCGGTTCCCGGACCGGACGTCGGCGCCGACGAGGCCGACGGCGACGCCACCGGGGACGCGGCCGACGACGGTCCCGAGTCGTCGGACTCGGGGGCGCCTCGGGACGTCCCTGACGACGTGGCGAAGTACGACCGCTTCCAGAAGATGGAGCGCGCGGAGTACGACCGCGTCAACGAGTTCCTTCGCGACCGGACGTACGTGACGGCGCGGGAGTGGGCGATCGCGCGGCTGTGTGCGGACTTCCGGACGGAGACGGGCGTCGAGATGACGAAGATCGGCGAGAACCTCCCGCAGCTGGTGCCGTTCATGACGGACACGTACACCCCGCAGGCGGTGAACCAAGCGCGCGCCTCCTTCGAGGAGAAGGTACGTAAGGCGGGCGCGACGTTCCTCTACGGCGCGATGTCCGGCTTCTTCACCGCCGAGGACCTGGACGACGTGATGTACGAGTCGACGGAGGTCGCGAAGTTCCTCCTGGAGGTCGAGGGCGCGGACCTGACCGTCGAGGAGGAGCTGGCCGCGGAGGACAAGATCTCGTCGGTGATGCGCGACGTTCGCGAGGCGAGCGCGGAGGTGCGCGGGGAGGAAGTGAAGTGCCCCGAGTGCGGGCACGTCCACGAGCCGTAG
- a CDS encoding universal stress protein — protein sequence MKVLLGIGGSDDSLRALEDTVERATAAGDDLTVAVVENPRSERSPEEVDDRVRTVLADADIDAAVRHVEGNAGSRLVAIAEDEGFDMIAIGGGETSPMGKINLGSIAQFVLLNSHVSVKLVR from the coding sequence ATGAAGGTACTGCTGGGCATCGGCGGAAGCGACGACTCTCTCCGGGCGCTCGAGGACACCGTCGAGCGCGCGACGGCCGCCGGCGACGACCTCACCGTCGCGGTCGTCGAGAACCCCCGCTCGGAGCGCTCGCCCGAGGAGGTCGACGACCGCGTTCGAACGGTGCTCGCGGACGCGGACATCGACGCCGCCGTCCGCCACGTCGAAGGCAATGCGGGCAGCCGACTCGTCGCGATCGCCGAGGACGAGGGCTTCGACATGATCGCCATCGGGGGCGGCGAGACCAGCCCGATGGGGAAGATCAACCTCGGTAGCATCGCGCAGTTCGTCCTGCTGAACTCCCACGTCTCGGTGAAACTGGTCCGATGA